Proteins from a single region of Pseudopedobacter saltans DSM 12145:
- a CDS encoding patatin-like phospholipase family protein → MKVILSIDGGGIKGIIPGMILVSLEERLRAKTEDPNASITDYFDFYAGTSTGGILTSLLLCPSDHDPSRPKFSAEEALDLYLKHGTEIFQTTPFKKILANFGWVTEKYNDKAWEEILEKYFKKTKLSELIKPCIITAYNIELRKAHFFRQTTAKSRGTHRDFYVKDVCRATSAAPTYFSVAEIYSLAGVRYPLLDGGMFATNPTLSAFVEIKKDPGEVVTKDVYILSLGTGISKKSYDSDEIRQTKALFVVPALLDMMMSGATEISHFYMMQICSFLGISKQYIRLEPKDMQSVDERLDAATPKNIKKLVSLADRLISERNLLLDRIVDKLIDLRRHPEELKI, encoded by the coding sequence ATGAAGGTTATCTTATCAATAGATGGAGGCGGAATAAAAGGGATCATTCCCGGGATGATTTTGGTCAGCTTGGAAGAAAGATTAAGAGCAAAGACAGAGGACCCCAATGCTTCAATAACAGATTATTTTGACTTTTATGCAGGGACAAGTACCGGTGGAATATTAACCAGCCTATTACTTTGTCCTTCCGATCACGATCCATCCCGCCCTAAATTCTCAGCAGAAGAGGCGCTTGATCTATATCTTAAACATGGAACGGAAATTTTTCAGACAACTCCTTTTAAGAAAATACTAGCCAATTTTGGTTGGGTAACAGAAAAATATAATGACAAAGCGTGGGAAGAAATTCTTGAAAAGTATTTTAAGAAAACTAAACTTAGTGAACTCATCAAACCCTGTATCATAACGGCGTACAACATCGAACTGAGAAAAGCACATTTCTTTAGGCAAACGACTGCAAAATCGAGAGGGACTCATAGAGATTTTTATGTAAAAGACGTGTGTCGGGCAACTTCCGCAGCTCCAACCTATTTTAGCGTCGCAGAGATTTATTCTCTGGCCGGCGTTAGATATCCACTGTTAGATGGCGGCATGTTTGCTACCAATCCGACCCTGAGTGCTTTTGTAGAAATAAAAAAAGATCCGGGTGAAGTAGTAACCAAAGATGTTTATATACTTTCTTTAGGTACAGGTATTTCTAAAAAGTCTTACGACAGCGATGAAATCAGACAAACCAAAGCATTATTTGTTGTACCGGCATTATTAGATATGATGATGAGCGGTGCCACAGAGATAAGTCATTTTTATATGATGCAGATTTGTTCTTTCCTGGGTATTTCCAAGCAGTACATAAGATTGGAACCAAAGGATATGCAAAGTGTAGACGAACGCCTGGATGCCGCAACTCCTAAAAATATCAAAAAATTGGTTTCACTCGCCGATCGTCTAATCAGCGAAAGAAACTTATTACTTGATAGAATTGTAGATAAATTAATTGATCTGAGGAGACATCCCGAAGAATTGAAAATCTAG